One window from the genome of Paracoccus zhejiangensis encodes:
- a CDS encoding 1-acyl-sn-glycerol-3-phosphate acyltransferase produces the protein MDAREEMQARIDPLIAERAPWFYSGRPHHALARSAMMWLLRYPETLRLAAEFRDLPTPEILRRMQALMVRDVQVAGMEHLPARGPALIVANHPTGIADGLVLHALISQLRDDLFIYANHDMIRVLPQTEELIAPVEWRLEKRSHAKTRATMDYTRAALGAGRIGLIFPSGRLAKRRWLTLHERPWMASAAMIARKFGVPVIPLRIRARNSALFYALDRIHASLRDVTLFNEVLNKASQPYRVTIGAPIDPASLPRSSDEAISALRDAVLALPAPGPDAPRLAQGKGALPPPAFGRLPRDI, from the coding sequence ATGGACGCAAGGGAAGAGATGCAGGCCCGGATCGACCCGCTGATCGCCGAGCGGGCGCCGTGGTTCTATTCGGGCCGCCCGCATCACGCGCTGGCGCGCAGCGCGATGATGTGGCTGTTGCGCTATCCCGAGACGCTGCGGCTGGCGGCAGAGTTCCGCGACCTCCCGACGCCCGAGATCCTGCGCCGGATGCAGGCGCTGATGGTGCGCGATGTGCAGGTGGCGGGAATGGAGCATCTGCCCGCCCGTGGCCCGGCGCTGATCGTGGCGAACCATCCGACCGGCATTGCCGACGGGCTGGTGCTGCACGCGCTGATCAGCCAACTGCGCGATGACCTGTTCATCTATGCCAATCACGACATGATCCGGGTGCTGCCCCAGACCGAGGAACTGATCGCCCCGGTCGAATGGCGGCTGGAAAAGCGCAGCCATGCCAAGACCCGCGCGACGATGGATTACACCCGTGCCGCGCTTGGTGCCGGGCGGATCGGGCTGATCTTCCCCTCGGGCCGGTTGGCGAAACGGCGCTGGCTGACCCTGCACGAGCGTCCGTGGATGGCCAGTGCGGCGATGATCGCGCGGAAGTTCGGTGTGCCGGTCATCCCGCTGCGCATCCGCGCGCGGAATTCCGCCCTCTTCTATGCGCTGGACCGGATCCATGCCAGTCTGCGCGATGTGACCCTGTTCAACGAGGTGCTGAACAAGGCCAGCCAGCCCTATCGCGTCACCATCGGTGCGCCGATCGATCCTGCGAGCCTGCCGCGCAGCAGCGACGAGGCGATTTCGGCGCTGCGCGATGCCGTGCTGGCTCTGCCCGCCCCCGGCCCTGATGCGCCGCGGCTGGCGCAGGGCAAGGGGGCGCTGCCCCCGCCGGCCTTCGGCCGCCTCCCCCGGGATATCTGA